One Sulfuricurvum sp. DNA window includes the following coding sequences:
- the waaF gene encoding lipopolysaccharide heptosyltransferase II has translation MKILIILPNWLGDAVMATPAIEALCKIYPEAELTLVGSFVSIEALKYHPQCKRYIIDETKKGGNRLLNTYNFAKELGAHDIAITFRNQLHSSLLLYWSGTPITAGRKSWHSSLLLTHAITPSHPSHLVEQYRDIAQSLSSALLIIENLKLHIPPHRFSRPTLGINPGATYGSAKRWYPDKFAEVARAYSDRFEIILFGGPNEVGMANDIESRLEGINVTNLAGKTSIVELCSFIGGLDLFITNDSGPMHVAAAYQVPTVAIFGPTRHLETSQWMNEKSIIVRHDMKCAPCMKRECPLGHHECMTSITADEVIKAVNTIALQGHHAE, from the coding sequence ATGAAAATACTCATCATCCTCCCCAACTGGCTCGGTGATGCAGTGATGGCGACCCCTGCAATCGAAGCACTGTGTAAAATCTACCCTGAAGCCGAACTCACTTTAGTGGGATCATTCGTGAGTATCGAAGCGTTAAAATATCACCCTCAATGCAAACGCTATATTATCGATGAGACAAAAAAAGGGGGAAATCGTCTCCTCAATACTTATAATTTTGCAAAAGAGTTGGGTGCGCATGATATAGCGATTACCTTTCGCAATCAGCTCCACTCATCACTGCTCCTCTATTGGAGCGGTACACCAATCACAGCAGGGCGCAAAAGTTGGCATTCATCATTGCTACTCACACATGCTATCACACCTTCACACCCCTCCCATCTGGTAGAACAATATCGTGATATTGCCCAAAGCCTTAGCTCCGCTTTGCTCATCATCGAAAACCTCAAACTTCATATCCCACCGCACCGCTTTTCGCGTCCAACATTAGGGATTAATCCTGGGGCAACGTATGGGAGTGCCAAACGGTGGTATCCGGACAAATTTGCCGAAGTGGCACGCGCCTACAGTGATCGTTTTGAAATTATCCTCTTCGGAGGACCCAATGAAGTGGGGATGGCAAACGATATTGAATCTCGCCTAGAGGGGATCAATGTTACCAATCTTGCAGGGAAAACATCGATTGTGGAGTTGTGTAGCTTTATCGGCGGGTTGGATCTCTTTATCACCAACGACAGCGGTCCTATGCACGTTGCGGCAGCGTATCAAGTCCCCACCGTTGCAATATTCGGACCGACACGTCATTTAGAGACTTCCCAATGGATGAATGAAAAAAGTATCATTGTACGACACGATATGAAGTGTGCACCGTGTATGAAGCGCGAATGTCCGTTAGGACATCATGAGTGTATGACAAGTATTACCGCAGATGAGGTGATTAAAGCTGTTAATACTATCGCGCTTCAAGGGCATCACGCCGAGTGA
- a CDS encoding glycosyltransferase yields the protein MRASVIVAVYKDVESLSLIIEALKHQTYKNFEVIIAEDGENPQMREYVMNITDLDVKHTTHEDTGVRKSRSQNNGIIASSGEYLIFIDGDCVPYTTFVEAHVALAKPKTVLSGRRVNLSESLTKKVKSKTLDLLDIEKRLYKYIGLAFEKNSKYEYGIYLSPRGWLYPLLSKLRKRNTSILGCNFSCFREDMIALNGFDESYGENSISDDTDLDWRFRAAGLEIKSCKNVANQFHLWHTFNERDVGADCWEKMLKNKEKNRFVCEIGINTHVK from the coding sequence ATGAGAGCCAGTGTGATCGTAGCCGTTTACAAAGATGTAGAATCGCTTTCTTTAATCATAGAGGCGTTAAAGCATCAAACTTATAAAAATTTCGAAGTGATTATCGCCGAAGACGGAGAAAATCCTCAAATGCGAGAATATGTGATGAACATCACCGATTTGGATGTGAAACATACAACACACGAAGATACCGGAGTACGTAAGTCACGTTCTCAAAATAATGGAATTATTGCCAGCAGTGGAGAGTACCTTATTTTTATCGATGGTGATTGTGTCCCTTATACGACTTTTGTAGAAGCTCATGTAGCATTAGCCAAGCCAAAGACGGTTTTATCGGGTAGACGTGTTAATTTATCGGAATCCTTGACTAAAAAAGTGAAATCTAAAACGCTTGATTTACTAGATATCGAAAAACGGCTCTATAAATATATCGGTTTGGCATTTGAGAAAAATTCCAAATATGAGTATGGTATTTATCTCTCACCTAGAGGGTGGTTATATCCCCTTCTATCGAAACTTCGCAAAAGAAATACATCGATTTTAGGGTGTAACTTCTCATGCTTTCGAGAAGATATGATCGCATTGAACGGGTTTGATGAATCGTATGGTGAAAATTCGATTAGTGATGATACTGATTTGGATTGGCGGTTTCGTGCTGCTGGATTAGAGATCAAATCATGCAAGAATGTGGCTAATCAATTTCATCTATGGCATACGTTCAATGAACGAGACGTCGGGGCAGATTGTTGGGAAAAGATGCTCAAAAATAAAGAGAAAAACCGATTTGTATGTGAGATAGGAATCAATACTCACGTTAAATAG
- a CDS encoding PIN domain-containing protein, giving the protein MFKRLFLDANILVDFVDDTRISHIQSKKIIIDSLQRNVHLFTSCDIVTTVYYLSAKKDKKQALNEITKINRFCKIIDFSNNEVEETCALMAQNSYFKDLEDTIQYILAKKALCDCIISNDQRFYSPDILLLSSEQFCERLGL; this is encoded by the coding sequence ATGTTTAAGCGACTCTTTTTGGATGCCAATATTTTGGTGGACTTTGTGGATGATACAAGAATATCGCATATTCAGAGCAAAAAAATAATTATTGATTCACTGCAACGAAACGTACACCTTTTTACGAGCTGCGACATCGTAACAACGGTTTATTATCTTAGTGCTAAAAAAGACAAAAAACAAGCACTCAATGAAATTACAAAAATCAATCGTTTTTGTAAAATAATTGATTTTTCAAACAATGAAGTTGAAGAGACCTGTGCACTTATGGCTCAAAACAGTTATTTTAAAGATTTGGAAGACACCATCCAATATATCCTCGCTAAAAAAGCTTTATGCGATTGCATTATTTCCAACGATCAACGCTTTTATAGCCCCGATATTCTTCTCCTAAGTAGTGAACAATTTTGTGAAAGGTTGGGATTATGA
- a CDS encoding polysaccharide deacetylase family protein: protein MLNVIMYHHINSDDLPLSNSDSMMEEHLALIAERYTTVFPGDELSKRSICLTFDDAYFDFYHYVFPLLKKYNLKALLAVPSAYILDDTEIALEKRLSLKHCEIYENYQTFAPFCTYAELREMVKSGHVMVASHGMNHLNLSEDGVDLEQEIFGSKVALEEKLGFRVDSFVLPYGKYNDAVVALAREHYSYVFRIGNALNPSWDGIGGLIYRIKGDGLQRADELFAPLKQLGFWFKTVVKIVKGLR from the coding sequence ATGTTGAATGTCATTATGTACCATCATATCAACAGTGATGACCTCCCCCTCTCTAACAGTGATTCGATGATGGAAGAGCATCTAGCATTGATTGCGGAGCGTTATACGACGGTTTTCCCCGGTGATGAGCTAAGTAAACGCTCTATTTGTTTGACGTTTGATGATGCCTACTTTGATTTTTATCATTATGTATTTCCATTGCTCAAAAAGTACAATCTTAAAGCTCTTCTTGCCGTACCTTCGGCTTATATCCTCGATGATACCGAGATTGCACTGGAAAAACGTCTCTCTTTAAAACATTGCGAAATTTACGAAAACTATCAAACTTTCGCTCCGTTTTGTACCTATGCGGAGCTAAGAGAGATGGTGAAAAGCGGACATGTAATGGTCGCTTCTCATGGGATGAACCATCTTAATTTGAGTGAAGATGGGGTTGATTTGGAGCAAGAGATTTTTGGCTCAAAAGTCGCACTCGAAGAGAAACTAGGGTTTAGGGTTGATTCGTTTGTCCTCCCCTATGGTAAATACAATGATGCAGTAGTTGCATTGGCTCGTGAACATTATTCTTACGTGTTTCGAATCGGTAATGCCCTCAACCCTTCATGGGATGGTATCGGAGGACTGATTTATCGGATAAAAGGGGATGGACTACAAAGAGCGGATGAGTTATTTGCCCCCCTCAAACAATTAGGATTTTGGTTTAAAACCGTGGTAAAAATAGTAAAAGGGTTACGATGA
- a CDS encoding glycosyltransferase family 2 protein — MNVSAVMIVKNGAHTIQRSLESLSEFDDVIVYDNGSSDGTQEIARKFSNVNLIEGEFDGFGTTKNRAASFAKNDWILIIDSDEVVDDELLHALKTEILDPKTIYIVNFLAYYKEIPIRHCGWNNQKIRRLYNRSVTRFNDNFVHENIIDEGMKKLPIAGNMKHYSYMSISDFIVKLERYSTLFATDNVGKKSSSPSKAFFNGLYSFFRTYILKRGFLDGYAGLIIAFSHMATNFYKYIKLYEMNLEEESKRGN; from the coding sequence ATGAACGTATCGGCGGTAATGATTGTCAAAAACGGAGCACATACCATTCAACGTTCACTTGAAAGTTTGAGCGAATTTGATGATGTTATTGTCTACGATAACGGTTCGAGTGATGGGACACAAGAGATAGCCCGTAAGTTTTCCAATGTAAATCTGATTGAAGGGGAATTTGACGGATTTGGAACGACCAAAAATCGTGCGGCAAGTTTTGCCAAGAATGATTGGATTTTGATTATCGACAGTGACGAGGTGGTTGATGATGAGTTGTTGCACGCACTAAAAACCGAAATTCTGGATCCAAAAACCATCTATATTGTCAATTTTCTCGCCTATTATAAAGAGATTCCTATCCGTCATTGCGGTTGGAATAACCAAAAAATACGCCGTCTTTACAACCGAAGTGTCACGCGCTTTAATGATAATTTTGTCCATGAAAACATTATCGATGAGGGGATGAAAAAGCTCCCCATTGCTGGAAACATGAAACACTATAGCTACATGAGTATCTCTGATTTTATTGTCAAACTTGAGCGCTACTCAACCCTTTTTGCGACCGATAATGTCGGTAAAAAATCATCATCTCCCTCCAAAGCTTTTTTTAACGGACTCTACTCATTTTTCCGAACCTATATTCTCAAGCGGGGATTTTTGGACGGATATGCGGGGCTAATTATCGCATTTTCTCATATGGCGACCAATTTTTACAAATACATTAAACTGTATGAGATGAACTTAGAAGAAGAGAGTAAACGTGGCAACTAA
- the rfbF gene encoding glucose-1-phosphate cytidylyltransferase, translating into MKVLLLAGGYGTRLSEETDIRPKPMVEIGGKPILWHIMKIYSHYGFNDFVILLGYKGYYIKEYFANYFLHQSDVTIDMQNGKMEVLNNSSEPWKVTLLDTGLETMTGGRVKRAQHFIGHEPFMLTYGDGVSDVNIDELVKFHTSHGKAMTMCSTQPEGRFGALNIEENGQVSNFLEKPKGDGGWVNIGFFVCEPKIFDYILDGDNTVFEQAPLQTLAREGEIMTYKHRGFWKPMDSLKDKTDLNKLWDSKNAPWKVW; encoded by the coding sequence ATGAAAGTTTTATTATTAGCTGGTGGATATGGAACACGTTTAAGTGAAGAGACCGATATACGACCAAAACCAATGGTAGAAATTGGTGGAAAACCAATACTATGGCATATAATGAAAATTTACAGTCATTATGGTTTTAATGATTTTGTTATTCTTCTAGGATATAAAGGTTACTACATCAAAGAGTATTTTGCCAACTATTTTTTGCATCAGAGTGATGTAACGATAGACATGCAAAATGGGAAGATGGAAGTTCTTAATAACTCAAGTGAGCCATGGAAAGTGACATTACTTGACACAGGATTAGAGACGATGACAGGTGGACGTGTTAAACGGGCACAGCACTTTATCGGACATGAGCCATTTATGCTTACTTATGGAGATGGAGTAAGTGATGTTAATATTGATGAACTGGTTAAATTTCATACCTCACATGGTAAAGCGATGACAATGTGTTCTACTCAGCCCGAAGGACGTTTTGGAGCATTGAATATAGAAGAAAATGGTCAAGTATCTAATTTTTTAGAAAAACCAAAAGGTGATGGTGGCTGGGTTAATATTGGTTTTTTTGTTTGTGAACCCAAAATTTTTGATTATATCTTAGATGGTGACAATACAGTATTTGAGCAAGCTCCACTTCAAACGTTGGCGCGAGAAGGTGAGATTATGACTTATAAGCATCGCGGTTTTTGGAAGCCGATGGATAGCTTAAAAGACAAAACGGATTTGAATAAGCTCTGGGATAGTAAGAATGCCCCTTGGAAAGTTTGGTAA
- a CDS encoding glycosyltransferase family 9 protein, translating into MNILVVRNDKLGDFITALPTLYVLKHHNPQNRIIALVAPLNRKLAESCDFIDEVIIDNGEDILALALKLKHAHIDASITLFSNTRVALVQWIARIPIRIAPATKIAQIFYNRRITQRRSEVKMGEFEYNLQLTRALFPEISLDFPKPLFHFDEDIFKTFCEEFTITKPIIAFHPGFGGSSDANWTLHEYVELVWIAQEFESVDILMTFGPDEEKLYHEAQELVDERRVKLYRSRGSVVDFAALLSRFRLFVSTSTGTYHLASASGCETFTFFGDSRFASALRWKSIGEESKQHHFMIPLEPKGRAEMFEQVKQELRNFLSAIA; encoded by the coding sequence ATGAATATACTGGTGGTACGCAACGATAAACTGGGTGATTTTATTACCGCATTGCCGACATTGTATGTCCTTAAACACCATAACCCGCAAAACCGAATCATCGCCCTTGTAGCTCCCCTAAACCGTAAACTCGCCGAATCGTGCGATTTTATCGATGAGGTGATTATCGATAATGGTGAAGATATTTTAGCACTGGCGTTGAAACTGAAACACGCCCATATCGATGCCTCAATCACCCTTTTTTCCAATACTCGCGTCGCGCTGGTGCAGTGGATTGCCCGCATTCCCATCCGAATCGCCCCCGCCACTAAAATAGCTCAAATCTTTTACAATCGCCGCATTACGCAACGTCGCAGTGAAGTAAAAATGGGAGAGTTCGAGTACAATCTTCAGCTTACCCGTGCACTTTTTCCTGAGATATCGTTGGATTTTCCCAAACCCCTTTTCCATTTTGATGAGGATATTTTCAAAACCTTTTGTGAGGAATTTACGATTACCAAACCCATCATCGCTTTTCACCCCGGTTTCGGAGGATCATCCGATGCGAATTGGACACTCCATGAGTACGTTGAACTGGTATGGATTGCCCAAGAATTTGAGAGCGTCGATATACTCATGACATTTGGCCCCGATGAAGAAAAATTGTACCATGAGGCACAAGAGTTAGTGGATGAGCGGAGGGTGAAACTTTACCGCTCACGTGGAAGTGTGGTCGATTTCGCAGCTCTTCTTAGCCGATTTAGACTCTTTGTCAGCACCTCGACGGGGACGTATCATCTAGCATCTGCCAGCGGTTGTGAAACCTTTACTTTTTTCGGTGATTCACGATTTGCTTCTGCGTTACGATGGAAAAGTATCGGAGAGGAGAGTAAACAGCACCATTTTATGATTCCATTAGAGCCAAAAGGGCGCGCAGAGATGTTTGAGCAGGTCAAGCAGGAGTTGAGAAATTTCCTCTCAGCCATCGCTTAA
- a CDS encoding lipopolysaccharide kinase InaA family protein, whose protein sequence is MKFSLTTPLHYAYLSDSLESIQTIFTGDNHSIHKARNELKIIEIEGIKTVVKSFKVPHLLNRIVYTYFRKSKAYKSYHNALRLKELNIATPEPIALIEFFESALLADSYFISEFFDYDFTIRTPLLEPLEDREAIFTAFATYTYGLHQKGVWHLDYSPGNILIKKTESGYQFSIVDINRMEFREISPLQGCENFNKLWASDEELEIMGREYARLSGFNVAVTIAEMKRHNDTNKRTKNFKKSLKRWLRGNFSTPA, encoded by the coding sequence ATGAAATTTTCATTAACCACTCCTCTTCACTACGCTTATCTCTCTGACTCATTGGAATCAATTCAAACAATCTTTACCGGTGATAATCACTCTATACATAAAGCCCGCAATGAACTCAAAATCATTGAGATAGAGGGGATTAAAACGGTTGTTAAATCGTTTAAAGTCCCCCATCTGCTTAATCGTATCGTCTATACCTATTTTCGTAAAAGCAAAGCGTACAAATCGTATCACAATGCGCTTCGCCTAAAAGAGTTAAACATCGCTACCCCTGAACCTATTGCGTTGATTGAATTTTTCGAATCAGCTCTATTGGCGGATAGCTATTTTATCTCAGAATTTTTCGACTACGATTTCACCATCCGCACACCCCTACTTGAACCGCTCGAAGATAGGGAAGCCATTTTCACCGCATTTGCCACTTATACCTATGGTTTACACCAAAAAGGGGTATGGCATCTCGATTATTCGCCCGGTAATATTCTCATCAAAAAAACAGAAAGCGGGTATCAATTTAGCATTGTTGACATCAATCGGATGGAGTTTCGAGAAATTTCTCCTCTACAGGGTTGCGAAAACTTCAATAAACTCTGGGCAAGCGATGAGGAGTTAGAGATAATGGGTCGGGAATATGCAAGATTGAGCGGATTTAATGTGGCCGTGACGATTGCGGAGATGAAACGGCATAATGACACTAACAAACGGACTAAAAATTTTAAAAAATCACTTAAGCGATGGCTGAGAGGAAATTTCTCAACTCCTGCTTGA
- the rfaE1 gene encoding D-glycero-beta-D-manno-heptose-7-phosphate kinase, producing the protein MRHFKPRILVIGDLMIDHYLWGGCERISPEAPVQVVDIARETTVLGGAGNVINNLAALGSSVFVAGVIGDDEIGEELQKMLNNLGVSTDGLVIQEARKTSKKSRIVASNQQILRYDRESKEAISESSAHAVVAYAASIMDQCDVVILSDYGKGVITDAVAQGIISHARAFGKKVLVDPKGKDYTKYRGAYLLTPNKKEASEATGMSINDDVSLRQALLSLKETCDLECSMITLSEDGIAIDDGTMRRFPTVAREVFDVTGAGDTVIASLSFALSCGMSIDDAAKFANRAAAVVVGKIGSATVTLDEIEEYEASLHQSDSRDHLKTHTQIVEIVERLKAKNKRIVFTNGCFDILHVGHVKYLQEAKSYGDVLIVGLNTDNSVRTLKGPTRPVNREEDRAYILGALEAVDYVVLFSDETPYELIKSIAPDILVKGGDYEGKAVVGAEFASELRLVQFVDGKSTTATIEKINKGTTC; encoded by the coding sequence ATGCGCCATTTTAAACCTCGTATTCTCGTTATCGGTGATTTGATGATTGACCACTATTTGTGGGGAGGGTGTGAGCGTATTAGTCCCGAAGCACCGGTACAAGTGGTAGATATTGCCCGTGAAACGACGGTACTTGGAGGGGCTGGGAATGTTATCAATAATCTAGCGGCACTCGGTTCGAGCGTATTTGTTGCCGGTGTTATCGGAGATGATGAGATCGGGGAAGAGCTTCAAAAAATGTTGAATAATCTCGGTGTCTCTACGGATGGTCTAGTGATTCAAGAGGCTCGTAAAACTTCCAAAAAAAGTCGTATCGTAGCATCAAATCAACAAATCCTCCGTTATGACCGTGAATCGAAAGAGGCAATTTCTGAATCCTCTGCTCACGCCGTAGTAGCGTATGCCGCAAGTATTATGGATCAATGCGATGTCGTTATTCTCTCAGATTACGGCAAAGGGGTCATTACTGACGCTGTTGCGCAGGGGATTATTTCCCATGCTCGTGCTTTTGGGAAAAAAGTATTGGTCGATCCTAAGGGGAAAGATTACACCAAATATCGGGGTGCTTATCTTCTTACTCCAAACAAAAAAGAGGCTTCAGAAGCAACGGGAATGTCGATTAATGATGATGTGTCGTTACGACAAGCTCTTTTATCTTTGAAAGAGACGTGTGATTTGGAGTGTTCGATGATTACCCTCTCTGAAGATGGTATTGCAATCGATGATGGGACAATGCGCCGTTTTCCGACGGTGGCTCGTGAGGTGTTTGATGTGACGGGGGCTGGTGATACGGTCATCGCGTCACTCTCCTTTGCTCTCTCTTGTGGTATGAGTATTGATGACGCTGCCAAGTTCGCTAACCGCGCGGCTGCCGTGGTGGTGGGTAAAATCGGTTCGGCTACCGTAACGCTCGATGAAATAGAAGAGTATGAAGCATCACTTCATCAGAGTGATTCGCGCGATCATCTCAAAACACACACTCAAATTGTGGAGATTGTAGAGCGTCTTAAAGCGAAAAACAAACGAATCGTCTTTACCAACGGCTGTTTTGATATTCTCCATGTGGGTCACGTCAAATATCTTCAAGAGGCAAAAAGCTATGGGGATGTATTGATCGTCGGGCTCAATACCGATAATTCTGTCCGTACCCTAAAAGGACCGACCCGTCCAGTGAATAGAGAAGAGGATCGTGCCTATATTTTAGGCGCATTGGAAGCGGTCGATTATGTGGTCCTTTTTAGTGATGAGACTCCGTATGAGTTGATCAAAAGTATTGCCCCCGATATCCTCGTCAAAGGGGGAGATTATGAGGGAAAAGCGGTTGTTGGAGCAGAATTTGCTAGTGAATTACGACTGGTTCAATTTGTCGATGGTAAAAGTACGACAGCAACAATAGAAAAAATTAATAAAGGGACAACATGCTAA
- a CDS encoding glycosyl hydrolase: MKQPFSWDYYSDQPSIIRDRALKRAMRRSALPSLIKTFFIALILLPIAILLIPFIPRRSLTGESFFGMGVNLDKEPNTTPYLIDELGVKKLLIRIPLWEMEKLHEYVAFIRSFTNKEITVALLQDREHITSPTLTKDHLIQIFEALEGLCTTYVIGSTINRAKWGFFSVNEYLDFYAVAYELKKTRFPHLKLIGSNVIDFEYHFTAHTLFNLAKIKFDALGSLLYVDRRGAPENTQMGFSLMEKINLLSSLISLSPKVSKELIITETNWPIKGTAPYAPTSEYECVSEEDYSDYMVRYHLLAFASQQVSCVYWHQLIAPGYGLIDNREGLIRKRSAFEAYKTMVSHLQDAQFIRYTQRSNEYNLICSTHRGELHITWTPTSSPIYTYKAES, translated from the coding sequence ATGAAACAACCATTTTCTTGGGATTACTACTCCGACCAGCCCTCTATTATTCGTGATCGTGCACTTAAACGTGCCATGCGTCGCAGTGCCCTCCCCTCTCTTATTAAAACATTTTTTATTGCCCTCATCCTCCTCCCAATAGCCATACTATTGATACCATTTATTCCACGCCGCTCTCTTACAGGGGAGTCATTTTTCGGAATGGGGGTGAATCTGGACAAAGAGCCCAATACAACCCCTTACTTAATTGATGAGTTAGGTGTCAAAAAACTTCTTATCCGCATTCCGTTGTGGGAGATGGAGAAGCTACATGAATACGTCGCGTTTATCCGTAGTTTTACGAACAAAGAGATTACGGTTGCGCTGTTGCAAGATCGTGAACATATCACCTCTCCAACCCTCACTAAAGATCATCTCATCCAAATTTTCGAAGCACTGGAGGGTCTCTGCACTACCTATGTTATCGGTAGTACCATTAACCGCGCTAAATGGGGATTTTTCAGTGTCAACGAATACCTCGATTTTTATGCTGTTGCGTATGAGCTGAAAAAAACACGCTTTCCCCATCTCAAACTTATCGGTTCGAACGTAATCGATTTCGAGTACCATTTCACTGCGCACACCCTCTTTAACCTCGCAAAAATCAAATTTGACGCACTCGGAAGTCTCCTCTATGTCGATCGTCGCGGAGCACCTGAAAATACACAAATGGGGTTTTCCCTTATGGAAAAAATCAACCTTTTAAGCAGTTTGATCTCTCTAAGTCCTAAAGTCTCTAAGGAACTTATCATCACCGAAACCAACTGGCCGATAAAAGGGACTGCCCCTTATGCTCCAACGAGTGAATATGAGTGTGTCAGCGAAGAGGATTACAGTGATTACATGGTTCGCTACCATCTTCTCGCCTTTGCTTCACAACAAGTGAGCTGTGTTTATTGGCATCAACTCATCGCTCCTGGATACGGTTTAATCGATAATCGTGAAGGGCTTATCCGGAAGCGAAGCGCTTTTGAAGCGTATAAAACGATGGTTTCTCATTTACAGGATGCCCAATTTATCCGCTATACGCAACGATCAAATGAATACAACCTGATCTGCTCCACCCATAGAGGAGAGTTACATATCACATGGACTCCCACCTCCTCCCCTATCTATACCTATAAGGCAGAGTCATGA
- a CDS encoding YfaZ family outer membrane protein, producing MLKKIALTLLVSTALFAENHVGINVNEHDVGGDIRLDLGRMGYAINNAYIGARVLNGDKRNSDTINDTDPLLEASFMVMQSVRGVPELKVGFGVKTEYTKIDGSYYLAAPLGVEGELQLPLQLPFPTYMNGAFYYAPSALSFQDSDGYTEIRVGVDFEPIEHARIGFGYRSIDTDLIMRNVTYNDSWYFNMRLDF from the coding sequence ATGCTAAAAAAGATAGCATTAACATTATTGGTAAGTACCGCTCTTTTTGCGGAGAATCATGTAGGTATCAATGTAAACGAACACGATGTAGGTGGCGATATTCGCTTGGATTTGGGACGTATGGGTTATGCGATAAACAATGCTTATATCGGTGCGCGAGTGCTCAATGGAGATAAAAGAAACAGTGATACGATTAATGATACTGATCCATTACTAGAAGCTTCTTTTATGGTGATGCAATCTGTACGTGGAGTACCAGAACTAAAAGTTGGTTTTGGGGTTAAAACTGAATACACTAAGATTGACGGGTCGTATTATCTCGCTGCTCCTTTAGGTGTTGAGGGTGAATTACAACTTCCACTTCAGCTCCCTTTTCCTACCTATATGAACGGTGCTTTTTATTATGCACCCTCAGCACTTAGTTTTCAAGATAGTGATGGGTATACGGAGATTCGAGTTGGAGTAGATTTTGAGCCGATAGAGCATGCGCGAATTGGTTTTGGGTACCGCAGTATCGATACTGATTTGATCATGCGTAATGTTACCTATAACGATTCATGGTATTTTAATATGAGACTCGATTTTTAA
- a CDS encoding glycosyltransferase family 4 protein: MATKICELCLSPDLGGLELYMMRASRYLGDTCISVINEKGKLKGYYENTSYRYATLKRRNVLLSWLNARHFARIIDDEEIDIIHLHWTKDLPLAIMAKLLSKRRPKVVQSRHMTMTRFKDDFYHRFLYKNLDMMLAVTHQVKSQIEKFIPFDIRPKTEVLYIGAEQPALISSEERVERRRQLGLNDSFTVGIVGRIEEPKGQHILLEAVKSLHQNGIDAKAMIVGHAMDDGYLQKLQNDYADVAVFTGFTREAQTMMQLCDVIVLATENETFGLVLIEAMMCGVCVVASASGGPLEIIDDHVNGLFFKTFDSSDLADKLILLYRDSTFRQVFAEAGRIKALEVFESEKQFEQLQKVLENL, translated from the coding sequence GTGGCAACTAAAATCTGTGAATTATGTCTCTCTCCCGATTTGGGAGGATTAGAACTTTATATGATGCGTGCTTCGCGTTATTTGGGAGATACCTGTATTAGTGTTATCAATGAAAAAGGGAAGTTAAAGGGCTATTATGAGAATACCTCTTATCGCTATGCAACGCTAAAACGACGTAATGTTCTCCTTTCATGGCTCAATGCCCGTCACTTTGCCCGTATTATTGATGATGAAGAGATCGATATCATCCATTTGCACTGGACGAAAGATTTACCTTTGGCGATTATGGCTAAACTCCTCTCAAAGCGTCGTCCTAAAGTTGTGCAGTCTCGTCACATGACAATGACCCGTTTCAAAGACGATTTTTATCACCGATTCCTCTATAAAAATCTCGACATGATGCTCGCTGTAACTCATCAGGTAAAATCACAGATTGAAAAATTTATCCCTTTCGATATTCGACCTAAAACCGAGGTGCTCTACATCGGTGCAGAACAGCCGGCGCTAATTTCGTCTGAGGAACGTGTAGAACGCCGACGTCAACTTGGGCTTAACGATTCTTTTACGGTGGGGATTGTCGGGCGAATCGAAGAGCCGAAGGGACAGCATATTCTCCTTGAAGCGGTTAAGTCATTGCATCAAAACGGTATCGATGCCAAAGCAATGATTGTCGGTCATGCGATGGATGATGGGTATCTCCAAAAGCTTCAAAACGACTATGCTGATGTTGCAGTATTTACTGGATTTACCCGTGAAGCTCAGACGATGATGCAGTTATGTGATGTGATTGTCTTGGCAACGGAGAATGAAACATTTGGCTTGGTACTAATAGAAGCGATGATGTGTGGGGTGTGTGTCGTTGCAAGTGCCAGCGGTGGACCGTTGGAAATTATCGATGATCATGTTAATGGATTGTTCTTTAAAACGTTTGACAGTAGTGATCTGGCAGACAAGCTAATATTACTTTACCGTGATAGTACTTTTCGTCAGGTATTTGCCGAAGCAGGAAGAATCAAAGCGTTAGAAGTATTTGAGAGTGAAAAGCAGTTTGAACAGTTACAAAAAGTTTTGGAGAATTTATGA